One genomic window of Solanum stenotomum isolate F172 chromosome 9, ASM1918654v1, whole genome shotgun sequence includes the following:
- the LOC125876231 gene encoding cellulose synthase-like protein G1 codes for MKKTMELNKSTVPQPITTIYRLHMFIHSIIMVALIYYRVSNLFKFENILSLQALAWVLITFGEFSFILKWFFGQGTRWRPVERDVFPENITCKDSDLPPIDVMVFTANPKKEPIVDVMNTVISAMALDYPTDKLAVYLADDGGCPLSLYAMEEACVFAKQWLPFCRKYGIKTRCPKAFFSPLGDDERVLKNDDFDAEMKELKLKYEEFQQNVERAGESGKINGNVVPDRASFIKVINDRKTESEKSADDLTKMPLLVYVSRERRFNRLHHFKGGSANALLRVSGIMSNAPYILVLDCDFFCHDPISARKAMCFHLDPKLSSDLAYVQFPQVFYNVSKSDIYDVKIRQAYKTIWHGMDGIQGPVLSGTGYFLKRKALYTSPGVKEEYLSSPEKHFGRSKKFLASLEEKNGYVKAEKVISEDIVEEAKTLATCAYEDGTHWGQEIGYSYDCHLESTFTGYLLHCKGWTSTYLYPDRPSFLGCAPVDMQGFSSQLIKWVAALTQAGLSHLNPITYGLSSRMKTLQCMCYAYLIYFTLYSWGMVLYASIPSIGLLFGFQVYPEVHDPWFAVYVIAFISTILENMSESIPEGGSFKSWWMEYRALMMMGVSAIWLGGLKAILDKIIGTEGEKLYLSDKAIDKEKLKKYEKGKFDFQGIGILAVPLIAFSLLNLVGFIVGANHVFITMNYAGVLGQLLVSSFFVFVVVTVVIDVVSFLKVS; via the exons ATGAAAAAAACCATGGAGCTCAACAAAAGCACTGTTCCACAACCTATCACCACCATATACCGACTCCACATGTTCATCCATTCTATAATCATGGTTGCATTAATATACTACCGTGTATCTAATTTGTTTAAATTCGAAAACATTCTGAGTTTACAAGCCCTTGCTTGGGTACTCATCACTTTTGGTGAATTTAGTTTCATTCTCAAGTGGTTCTTCGGACAAGGAACTCGTTGGCGCCCTGTTGAAAGAGATGTTTTCCCTGAAAACATAACTTGCAAAGATTCCGATCTACCACCAATTGACGTAATGGTATTCACTGCCAATCCTAAGAAAGAGCCAATTGTGGATGTCATGAACACTGTGATATCCGCAATGGCTCTTGATTATCCTACGGATAAATTGGCTGTGTATCTGGCTGATGATGGAGGATGTCCTTTGTCATTGTACGCCATGGAAGAAGCATGTGTGTTTGCAAAGCAGTGGCTACCTTTCTGTAGGAAGTATGGAATTAAAACCAGATGCCCTAAAGCGTTTTTTTCTCCTTTAGGAGATGATGAACGTGTTCTTAAGAATGATGATTTTGATGCTGAAATGAAAGAACTTAAA TTGAAATATGAAGAGTTCCAGCAGAATGTGGAACGTGCTGGTGAATCTGGAAAAATCAATGGTAACGTAGTGCCTGATAGAGCCTCGTTTATTAAG GTAATAAACGACAGAAAAACGGAGAGCGAAAAGAGTGCCGATGATTTAACGAAAATGCCCTTGCTAGTTTATGTATCCCGTGAAAGAAGATTCAACCGTCTTCATCACTTCAAGGGTGGATCTGCAAATGCTCTt CTTCGAGTTTCTGGAATAATGAGTAATGCCCCCTATATACTGGTGTTAGATTGTGATTTCTTCTGTCATGATCCAATATCAGCTAGGAAGGCAATGTGTTTTCATCTTGATCCAAAGCTATCATCTGATTTAGCTTATGTTCAGTTCCCTCAAGTCTTTTACAATGTCAGCAAGTCCGATATTTATGATGTCAAAATTAGACAGGCTTACAAG ACAATATGGCATGGAATGGATGGTATCCAAGGCCCAGTGTTATCAGGAACTGGTTATTTTCTGAAGAGGAAGGCGTTATACACGAGTCCAGGAGTAAAGG AGGAGTATCTTAGTTCACCGGAAAAGCATTTTGGGAGGAGTAAAAAGTTCCTTGCTTCACTAGAGGAGAAAAATGGTTATGTTAAGGCAGAGAAAGTCATATCAGAAGATATCGTAGAGGAAGCTAAGACCTTAGCTACTTGTGCATATGAGGATGGCACACATTGGGGTCAAGAG ATTGGTTATTCATACGATTGTCATTTGGAGAGCACTTTTACTGGTTATCTATTACACTGCAAAGGGTGGACATCGACTTATTTGTATCCAGACAGGCCATCTTTCTTGGGTTGTGCCCCAGTTGATATGCAAGGTTTCTCCTCACAGCTCATAAAATGGGTTGCTGCACTTACACAAGCTGGTTTATCACATCTCAATCCCATCACTTATGGCTTGAGTAGCAGGATGAAAACTCTCCAATGCATGTGCTATGCCTATTTGATATATTTCACTCTTTATTCTTGGGGAATGGTTCTATATGCTAGTATTCCTTCTATTGGTCTTTTGTTTGGCTTCCAAGTCTATCCGGAGGTACATGATCCATGGTTTGCAGTGTATGTGATTGCTTTCATATCGACAATTTTGGAGAATATGTCGGAGTCAATTCCAGAAGGGGGATCATTTAAATCGTGGTGGATGGAATACAGGGCACTGATGATGATGGGAGTTAGTGCAATATGGTTAGGAGGATTGAAAGCTATATTAGACAAGATAATCGGAACAGAAGGAGAGAAATTGTATTTGTCAGACAAGGCAATTGACAAGGAAAAGCTCAAGAAATACGAGAAGGGGAAATTTGATTTCCAAGGAATAGGGATACTTGCTGTACCATTGATAGCATTTTCCCTGTTGAACCTGGTAGGCTTCATTGTTGGAGCTAATCATGTCTTTATTACTATGAACTACGCAGGTGTGCTTGGCCAACTCCTCGTATCATCCTTCTTCGTCTTTGTCGTGGTCACTGTTGTCATTGATGTCGTTTCTTTCTTAAAGGTTTCTTAA